The following nucleotide sequence is from Candidatus Delongbacteria bacterium.
GCGCGCGGATCCTCAAACTGCGCAGCGGCCTGGCCCGCAACCTGCAATTCCAACGCAACCTGGACACGGCCCGCATGCGGCTCGGACACGCCGAGCTCAGCCTGCAGCGTGCCACCGACCAGCTGGACGAGGTGCGCAGCTTCGCCGTGCAGGCCTCCACGGGCACCTGGAGCGACGAGGATCGCACCGTGCTGGGCCAGGAGGTGGACCAGCTGCTGGAGAGCCTGCTGGCCGAGGGCAACCGGCGCTTCCTGGGGCACAGCCTCTACGCGGGCAGCCAGGTGGATCAGCCGGTTTTCGAGGCCGTGCGCGACGCGGCCGGGCGCATCCAGCTGGTGACGGCCACGCCCAGCGGCCAGGAGGGCCGGGTGATGGTCCAGCTCTCCGAGAACGAACAGCTGCAGGTCAATTTTCGCGGCGTGGACGTGTTCATGGGCGGCACGCCGGGCGGGCAGGCGGACATCTTTGACACGCTGATCGAGCTGCGCGACGGCCTGCTGGCCGGGGACGAGGACGCCTCGGGGCCCGCCCTGGAGCGCATCGACGCGGTGATCTCCACCATCAACGGCACCCGGGCCTCGCTGGGCACGCGCGTGCAGCGCCTGGACGCCACCGAGAACCAGCTCTTCAGCCGGCAGGAACTGCTGACCGACAACATCTCCGACGACGAGGACGCCAACCTGGCCGACACGATGATGCGCTACACGCTGGAGCAGACGGGCTACCAGGCCGCGCTGAAGTCCATCTCCCAGGTGATGAGCACGAGCCTGCTGAATTTCCTGAGCTGAGCTGGTCGGCCGCAGTTTTCACCACAGAGGCACAGAGGCACAGAGTCGTTTTTGGATTTCCAAAGACGGCGATTTGTCGACGCGCCTTTCTTCATTGCGCACACCACAGATCCACAGAGCCGTTTTTTTTGGAGTTCAAAGGACGGCACTCGACTTCGCTCAGTGCCAGCAGGACCCAGCACAGGCGACGCGAACCATCGATGAATCGAGTTCCTGTTTTCGGCCTCAATAGCGCGTCGCCACTGACCGTCGGCGCATTCCCATGCGCCGATGGTCAGTACGCGCGCGCTGAGGCCGAAGAGGTGGAACTGATCGGAGAGGTGATAGGCGCGCCCTCGCGCCTGCTTTGCCGGAGCCTTTTCTTTGGTCCCGCTTTCTTTTCCGCGAAAAGAAAGCGGGAAACACGGCGCGTCAGCGCACGACCCCCCACACGCGAGTGGGCAGAAGAAAGCCGGTGTGACCCGGCGCTGGGATCACGGCCCCGCTACACGCTGAAATACTTGGCCTCCGGGTGGTGCACGATCAGCGCCGACGTGCTCTGCTCGGGCACGATCTGCCATTCCTCGGTGAGGCGGCAGCCGATGCGCTCCACGCCCAGCAGCTCGGCCAGCAGCTGCTGGTCCTCCAGCCGCGGGCAGGCCGGATAGCCGAAGCTGTAGCGGCTGCCGCGGTAGCCCTGGCGGAAGATCTGCTTCACGTGTGGCGCGTCGTCGCCGGCGATGCCCAGCTCCCGGCGCATCCGGGCGTGCCAGCCCTCAGCCAGCGCCTCGGCGGCCTCCACCGACAGGCCGTGCACGTAGAGATACTCGCTGTAACGGTCCGCCTCCAGGTGGCGCAGGGCCTCGGCCGTGGCCTCGGCACCCACGGTCACCCACTGCAGGCCCAGCACGTCCCGGCGCCCGTCCTGGGCGGAGGAGAAGTAGTCACTGATGCAGTGCCAGGGCGCCTCGGTTTGGCGCGGAAAGTCCAGGTGCAGCGGATTGGGATCGTCCGGGTGGCGCCAGATCCAGAGCCGCCGGCCCTCCGCCTGGACCGGGAACCAGCCCCAGGCTACGGCCGGGCGCAGCCAGCCGCGCTGGCGGGCGTCGAGTTTGAGGCGCTCCAGCAGCGGCTGGATGGTCTCGCGCTCCAGGCGCTGCCAGGCCTCCTCGTCCAGTCGGCCGCGCTTGAAGCCCCACTCGCCCTTGGTCAGCGTGTTCAGGTTCAGCCAGGGCCAGACCTCGTCCAGGTCCAGCTCCGTCTCCACCCGGGCGCCCCAGAAGGGCGGCTCGGGTAGTGCCTCCAGCCGCGCGGGCCGTGCCGCCGGCGCCACGTCCAGGCAGGGATCCAGGGCCGGGGCGGCTTCCTGGAAGGTGGCCGCCGGGGCCTCCTCGCCCCCGGGCTCCGCTGGCGCGGTCTCCGCCGTCGCCTTCGCCGCCGCCGGGTCGCGACCCGCCCGCAGGGCCTCCAGGATGGCCAATCCTTCGAAGGCGTCGCGCGCGTAGTAGAGCGGACCCGGGTAGAGCGGGCGCAGCTCCTCGTCCACGTGGCGCCGGTTGAGCGCCGCGCCGCCCAGGATCACGGGCAGCGTCAGCCCCTCCCGGGCGAAGACCTCCAGGTTCTCGCGCATCACGAAGACCGAGCGCACCAACAGGCCGCTCAGGCCCACGGCGTCGGGCGGGTGGCGCCGGATGGCCTCCAGCAGCTGCTCCACGGGCACCTTGATGCCCAGGTTCTCCACCTCCCAGCCATTGTTGCGCACGATGATGTCCACCAGGTTCTTGCCGATGTCGTGGACGTCGCCGCGCACGGTGGCCAGGAGCAGGCGGCCGCGGGGCTGGCCGGCGGCGCCCGCCACGCCCATCCGGGGCTCCAGGTGGCGCACGGCGCGCTTCATGGTCTCGGCGCTCTGCAGCACGAAAGGCAGCTGCAGGCGGCCGGCGCCGAACAGCTCGCCCACGGTCTGCATGCCCGCCAGCAGCACGTCGTTCACCAGGCTCCAGGGATCGCGCTCCAAGAGGGCCAGCTCCAGGTCCGCCTCCAGACCTTCGCCGCGCCCGTTGACGATCCGCGCCTTGAGCCGCTCCTCCACGGGCAGGGCGGCCAGCTCGTCCACGGCGGCGCCGGACGAGGACAGGCCTGCTTCCTCTCCCAGGGCCAGCAGGGCGGCCAGGGGATCACCCGCGCTGTGATCGCCTTCCAGCAGGCGCCGGCACTGTTCGCGCAGCTCGGCGGGCAGCTGGTGCGTGGGCGTGATCCGCCCGGCGTGCAGGATGGCCGCGTCCAGCCCGGCCGCCAGGGCCAGCTCCAGGAACACGCTGTTGAGCGCCTGGCGCAGGGCGGGCTTCAGGCCGAAGCTGACGTTGCTCAGGCCCAGGCTGGTGCGCACGCCGGGCAGCTCGGCCTTGATCAGCCGCAGGGCCTCCAGGGTCTCGCGCGCGCTTAGCCGGTAGTCGGGATCGCCGGAGGCCAGGGTGAAGGTCAGGGGATCCACCAGCAGGTCGCCGGGGCTGAGCCCCTCGTCCAGGGCCACGTGGAGCAGGCGTCGGGCCACCTGGAGCTTGCGCTCCGGCGTGCGGGCCATTCCCTCTTCGTCGATGCAGAGCGCCACCACGGCCGCCCCGTGCCGGCGGCAGAGCTGCAGGATCTGCCGGGCGCGGGTCTCGCCGTCCTCCAGGTTGATGGAGTTGACGATGGCCCGGCCGCCCAGCCGCTCCAGCGCGGCCTCGATCACCGGGGGCTCGGTGGAGTCGATCATCAGCGGGATGGAGAGCGCCGTGGCCAGCCGGCGGCAGAGCTC
It contains:
- the metH gene encoding methionine synthase, which translates into the protein MPHADLESRLGRELLLFDGAMGTSIQFAAPPLEAFEGHEGLNEWLVLSRPALIEEIHAGFLEAGSDIVETDSFGSFSVVLDEYGLGGAARELGQAAAALARRTADRFATPARPRWVAGSIGPGTRLPSLGQIRWAALVDSYSPLVEGLLDGGVDLLLVETVQDPLQAKAALEACERAFRRRGRRWPVGVQITVETTGTLLLGTEPGAALCALGPWRPAFFGLNCATGPASMRPQVLQLAAASPFPLSVQPNAGLPRAEGGRMIYDLAPEDFARQMRDFVLQQGVLLAGGCCGTTSAHLAALARELRGAQPGRRSPQPVEALASLYSTMALTQQPGPLLIGERTNANGSRLFRKRLEADDWEGLVEMAREQAAEGAHVLDLCTACVGRDERADMDELCRRLATALSIPLMIDSTEPPVIEAALERLGGRAIVNSINLEDGETRARQILQLCRRHGAAVVALCIDEEGMARTPERKLQVARRLLHVALDEGLSPGDLLVDPLTFTLASGDPDYRLSARETLEALRLIKAELPGVRTSLGLSNVSFGLKPALRQALNSVFLELALAAGLDAAILHAGRITPTHQLPAELREQCRRLLEGDHSAGDPLAALLALGEEAGLSSSGAAVDELAALPVEERLKARIVNGRGEGLEADLELALLERDPWSLVNDVLLAGMQTVGELFGAGRLQLPFVLQSAETMKRAVRHLEPRMGVAGAAGQPRGRLLLATVRGDVHDIGKNLVDIIVRNNGWEVENLGIKVPVEQLLEAIRRHPPDAVGLSGLLVRSVFVMRENLEVFAREGLTLPVILGGAALNRRHVDEELRPLYPGPLYYARDAFEGLAILEALRAGRDPAAAKATAETAPAEPGGEEAPAATFQEAAPALDPCLDVAPAARPARLEALPEPPFWGARVETELDLDEVWPWLNLNTLTKGEWGFKRGRLDEEAWQRLERETIQPLLERLKLDARQRGWLRPAVAWGWFPVQAEGRRLWIWRHPDDPNPLHLDFPRQTEAPWHCISDYFSSAQDGRRDVLGLQWVTVGAEATAEALRHLEADRYSEYLYVHGLSVEAAEALAEGWHARMRRELGIAGDDAPHVKQIFRQGYRGSRYSFGYPACPRLEDQQLLAELLGVERIGCRLTEEWQIVPEQSTSALIVHHPEAKYFSV
- the flgL gene encoding flagellar hook-associated protein FlgL, encoding MRVTNRMRVQDSLLTIEQRGARFEAVQREATSGKRVDKAGDDPAASARILKLRSGLARNLQFQRNLDTARMRLGHAELSLQRATDQLDEVRSFAVQASTGTWSDEDRTVLGQEVDQLLESLLAEGNRRFLGHSLYAGSQVDQPVFEAVRDAAGRIQLVTATPSGQEGRVMVQLSENEQLQVNFRGVDVFMGGTPGGQADIFDTLIELRDGLLAGDEDASGPALERIDAVISTINGTRASLGTRVQRLDATENQLFSRQELLTDNISDDEDANLADTMMRYTLEQTGYQAALKSISQVMSTSLLNFLS